In one window of Pseudochaenichthys georgianus chromosome 5, fPseGeo1.2, whole genome shotgun sequence DNA:
- the LOC117446368 gene encoding alkaline phosphatase-like: MACNQGSIELNLSRIYRGRIDHGHHEGKAKQALHETVEMDRAIGRADLLTSVHDTMTVVTADHSHVFNFGGYTGRGNTIFGLAPMLSDIDQKPFTSIIYGNGPGYKLINGARENVSTVDYQDNNYQAQAAVPLTMETHGGEDVAVFAKGPLAHLLHGVHEQNYIPHVMAYAACIGQNREHCVSRSGAADLRPVLSSIAALLTVTRILC; the protein is encoded by the exons atggcgTGTAATCAAGGCAGCATTGAGCTGAATCTGAGCAGGATCTATA GAGGACGCATTGATCACGGACACCACGAGGGCAAAGCCAAGCAGGCGCTGCATGAAACTGTGGAAATGGACAGAGCCATCGGCCGGGCAGACCTCCTGACCAGTGTCCATGATACGATGACTGTAGTTACCGCTGATCATTCTCATGTGTTCAACTTCGGGGGTTACACAGGGAGAGGAAACACCATATTTG GTCTGGCCCCGATGCTCAGTGATATTGACCAGAAGCCCTTCACCTCCATCATATATGGGAACGGACCAGGTTACAAACTTATCAACGGAGCGAGGGAAAATGTCTCCACTGTCGACTACC AGGATAACAACTACCAGGCCCAGGCCGCTGTACCTCTGACTATGGAGACCCATGGAGGAGAGGATGTAGCTGTGTTTGCTAAAGGTCCCCTGGCCCACCTGCTGCACGGGGTCCATGAGCAGAACTACATCCCCCACGTCATGGCGTATGCAGCCTGTATCGGCCAGAACAGGGAACACTGTGTGTCACGTAGCGGGGCTGCAGATCTACGCCCTGTCCTCTCTAGCATCGCAGCCCTTCTCACAGTCACCCGAATCCTGTGCTGA